In the Bacillota bacterium genome, one interval contains:
- a CDS encoding MarR family transcriptional regulator — protein MVQAEYEFCQEMMELINVLLQCCQKKEQLLQQEARITSVELKALQALAEKPRPMRELAGLLELSPSRITRLADGLARKNLLLRERCSEDRRLCPVAITPRGREALARGEEVLRLFQQQVKVNLKEEDRTRVLQALKSFATAFRRGLEACLSGPPSRESQA, from the coding sequence ATGGTACAGGCGGAATACGAATTCTGCCAGGAAATGATGGAGTTAATAAACGTTCTGCTCCAGTGCTGCCAGAAGAAGGAACAGCTCCTTCAGCAGGAGGCGAGAATTACCTCTGTGGAACTGAAGGCGCTCCAGGCGCTCGCCGAAAAACCCCGCCCGATGCGGGAACTGGCGGGGCTGCTCGAGCTTTCCCCCAGCAGGATCACCCGTCTGGCGGACGGGCTGGCGCGGAAGAATCTTCTCCTCCGGGAGCGGTGCTCCGAAGACCGGCGCCTCTGTCCGGTGGCGATCACGCCCCGGGGCAGGGAGGCGCTGGCGCGGGGGGAGGAGGTGCTCCGCCTCTTTCAGCAGCAGGTGAAGGTAAACCTGAAGGAGGAAGACCGCACACGGGTTCTCCAGGCTTTAAAAAGCTTTGCGACTGCTTTCCGCCGGGGGCTCGAGGCGTGTCTGAGCGGGCCCCCGAGCCGTGAATCCCAGGCATAG
- a CDS encoding exonuclease, translating into MVRLTFYDGAACIGGNKILCEADGTALLLDFGTNFGAEGTFFDEFLRPRAIVGLSDLLDLGLLPPLRGIYRQDFELPGRARWAHLTGHPCYRCLEVSGVLLSHAHIDHSGYISFLDHRIPVYTGLVTALIAKAMQDTVPGGFDRETCYITPREVRDGLLQATDYRRVACEQRRYVCLETPSLPPAAGAFWSRPASSRPLNCFPLEAAGKEVEIGNLRIRYWPVDHSIPGAGAFGIETSEGWVLYTGDLRLHGTGAGKTRRFMEEAAELAPLALICEGTHPGTERPVYEEEVADRAREVIRRAEGLVLADFGPRNIERLLSFRGAAKDAGRRLGITTKDAYLLEALATAGGEVPDPLADDAFALYVDLKAVRPLWERELLERYRSRCPERVVDAGAVSRDQGAYVLCFSYYDFHKLLDIMPGSGVYIYSSSEAFNEEMHIDLDRLRAWLRYFNLSFVGDPGDREGRGREPGFHASGHIHGPGLVELVEAVGPQVLIPVHSEDRRFFEQFRGLVRLVVPEHGETVVLP; encoded by the coding sequence GTGGTGCGCCTGACTTTTTACGACGGGGCGGCCTGCATCGGCGGAAACAAAATTCTTTGTGAGGCCGACGGGACCGCGCTCTTGCTGGACTTCGGCACCAATTTCGGAGCGGAGGGCACCTTTTTTGACGAGTTCCTCCGGCCGCGCGCCATTGTGGGATTGAGCGATCTCCTGGATCTCGGCCTCCTTCCGCCCCTTAGGGGCATTTACCGGCAGGATTTTGAACTTCCCGGCCGTGCCCGGTGGGCGCATTTGACCGGCCACCCCTGCTACCGCTGCCTGGAGGTCAGTGGGGTGCTCCTGTCCCACGCCCACATTGACCACAGTGGTTACATCTCCTTTCTCGATCACCGGATTCCCGTCTACACCGGGCTGGTGACCGCCCTCATCGCGAAGGCGATGCAGGACACGGTCCCGGGCGGATTCGACCGGGAAACCTGCTACATTACTCCCCGCGAGGTCCGGGACGGGCTGCTCCAGGCGACAGACTACAGGAGAGTTGCCTGCGAGCAACGCCGCTACGTCTGCCTGGAAACTCCTTCACTTCCCCCTGCTGCCGGTGCGTTCTGGTCCCGGCCGGCTTCCTCCCGTCCCCTGAACTGCTTTCCTCTCGAGGCGGCGGGGAAGGAGGTCGAAATCGGGAACTTGAGAATACGCTACTGGCCTGTCGATCACTCCATCCCCGGGGCAGGTGCCTTCGGGATTGAGACCTCGGAGGGGTGGGTTCTCTACACGGGAGACCTCCGGCTGCACGGCACAGGTGCGGGGAAGACGCGCCGCTTTATGGAGGAGGCGGCGGAGCTGGCTCCCCTTGCCCTCATCTGCGAAGGCACCCATCCCGGCACGGAGCGGCCTGTTTACGAAGAGGAGGTGGCGGACCGCGCCCGGGAGGTCATCAGGCGGGCCGAAGGCCTGGTCTTAGCAGACTTCGGACCGCGGAACATCGAAAGGCTTCTTTCTTTCCGGGGGGCAGCGAAGGATGCCGGGCGCCGCCTTGGCATCACCACGAAGGACGCTTACCTTTTGGAGGCCCTTGCCACCGCCGGGGGAGAGGTGCCCGACCCCCTTGCAGACGATGCCTTTGCACTCTACGTCGACCTCAAGGCTGTAAGGCCGCTTTGGGAGCGGGAACTCCTGGAGCGTTACAGGAGCCGCTGCCCCGAGCGGGTGGTGGATGCCGGGGCCGTGAGCCGCGACCAGGGAGCCTACGTCCTCTGTTTTTCCTATTACGACTTCCATAAACTCCTTGACATCATGCCTGGAAGCGGGGTATACATCTACTCCTCCAGCGAGGCCTTTAACGAGGAGATGCACATCGATTTGGACCGGCTCCGCGCCTGGCTCCGCTACTTCAACCTTAGTTTTGTGGGGGACCCCGGCGACCGGGAGGGGAGGGGGAGGGAGCCCGGCTTTCATGCGAGCGGTCACATCCACGGCCCGGGCCTGGTGGAGCTTGTGGAAGCCGTCGGACCCCAGGTGCTGATCCCGGTGCACAGCGAGGACCGGCGTTTTTTTGAGCAGTTCCGGGGGCTCGTCCGGCTCGTCGTCCCGGAACACGGCGAAACGGTCGTCCTGCCTTAA